Within the Serratia sp. UGAL515B_01 genome, the region TCAAAGTCCATACAGGAAAAAACACTACGGAGATCGTCAACGGTGGGAAAACCGCTCGCAAAACCATGCACTTTGCTGATGACACTGAACTGGAAGTCGATTTTATCGTATTTTCCACCGGCATCCGGCCACAAGACAAACTGGCTCGCCAATGTGGACTGGAAACGGCACCGCGTGGAGGTATTGCAATTAATGACAGCTGTCAAACTTCCGATCCTGATATTTACGCCATCGGTGAATGCGCTTCATGGCGGCAACGCATATTCGGTTTAGTGGCACCAGGCTACAAGATGGCGCAGGTTGCCGTTGACCACCTGCTAAGCAGAGAAAACAGCTTCCAAGGTGCAGACATGAGTGCCAAGCTGAAGCTATTAGGCGTGGATGTTGGGGGTATTGGTGATGCCCACGCGCGCACCGCTGGCGCACGCAGCTACGTTTATCTGGATGAAAATAAGGAAGTCTATAAGCGTATCGTCGTCAGTGCAGATAATAAAACACTGCTCGGTGCGGTGTTGGTTGGAGATACCAGCGACTACGGTAACCTGCTGCAATTAGCGCTGAACAACGTCCAATTACCGGAAAACCCGGATAGCCTGATCCTACCGGCACACGCGGGCAGCAAACCCGCTATTGGCGTAGATTCACTGCCGGATACTGCGCAAATCTGTTCCTGCTTCGACGTCAGCAAAGGCGATATTATCAAGGCAGTCAATATGGGTTGCCATACCGTCGCGGCCATCAAATCCGAAACCAAAGCAGGAACAGGCTGTGGTGGCTGTATTCCACTGATCACGCAGGTACTGAATGCCGAATTGAGCAAGCAAGGCATCGAAGTCAACAACCACCTATGCGAACACTTCACCTATTCGCGTCAGGAGCTGTACCACTTGATCCGTGTTGAAGGCATTAAAACCTTTGGAGCACTGCTGGAAAAATACGGTAAAGGCTACGGTTGCGAAGTATGCAAGCCTACAATTGGCTCACTACTAGCTTCATGCTGGAATGAATATATCCTTAAACCACAGCACACACCGCTGCAGGATACTAATGATAACTTCCTGGGTAACATCCAGAAAGACGGAACTTACTCGGTGATCCCACGATCTGCCGGGGGAGAAATCACCCCAGACGGTCTGCTGGCCATCGGCCAGATCGCCAAAGAATACAGCCTTTATACCAAAATCACTGGTTCACAACGCATTGGCATGTTCGGTGCACAAAAAGACGATTTGCCGGCAATCTGGGCCAAACTGATCGCCGCCGGTTTCGAGACGGGTCATGCCTACGCTAAAGCACTGCGCATGGCCAAGACCTGT harbors:
- the nirB gene encoding nitrite reductase large subunit NirB, translated to MRRLQLAVIGNGMVGHRFIENLLEKADKDSFEITVFCEEPRIAYDRVHLSSYFSHHTAEELSLVREGFYQKHGVKVLIGERAITINRAEKVIHSNTGRTVYYDKLIMATGSYPWIPPIKGAESQDCFVYRTIEDLNAIESCARRSQRGAVVGGGLLGLEAAGALKNLGVETHVIEFAPVLMAEQLDPMGGNQLRRKIERMGVKVHTGKNTTEIVNGGKTARKTMHFADDTELEVDFIVFSTGIRPQDKLARQCGLETAPRGGIAINDSCQTSDPDIYAIGECASWRQRIFGLVAPGYKMAQVAVDHLLSRENSFQGADMSAKLKLLGVDVGGIGDAHARTAGARSYVYLDENKEVYKRIVVSADNKTLLGAVLVGDTSDYGNLLQLALNNVQLPENPDSLILPAHAGSKPAIGVDSLPDTAQICSCFDVSKGDIIKAVNMGCHTVAAIKSETKAGTGCGGCIPLITQVLNAELSKQGIEVNNHLCEHFTYSRQELYHLIRVEGIKTFGALLEKYGKGYGCEVCKPTIGSLLASCWNEYILKPQHTPLQDTNDNFLGNIQKDGTYSVIPRSAGGEITPDGLLAIGQIAKEYSLYTKITGSQRIGMFGAQKDDLPAIWAKLIAAGFETGHAYAKALRMAKTCVGSTWCRYGVGDSVGFGVKLEHRYKGIRTPHKMKFGVSGCTRECAEAQGKDVGIIATEKGWNLYVCGNGGMKPRHADLLAADLDDTTLIRYLDRFIMFYISAGDKLQRTSLWLESLEGGIDYLRSVIVGDKLGINAQLEAEIARLREVVTCEWKETVEHPESQARFAHFINNHQRDPLVQVVAEREQHRPARPEERITVTWLETEENNV